In a single window of the Mugil cephalus isolate CIBA_MC_2020 chromosome 6, CIBA_Mcephalus_1.1, whole genome shotgun sequence genome:
- the slc35a3a gene encoding solute carrier family 35 member A3a yields MASSQLKYLSLGVLVFQTTSLVLTMRYSRTLQSEGPRYLASSAVVVAEVMKIITCVLLVFKEHSYSMRALNSILRQEIVHKPIETLKLAIPSGIYTLQNNLLYVALSNLDAATYQVTYQLKILTTALFSVSMLGRRLGVYQWLSLLILMAGVALVQWPSESAGTPEKEAPSAGSQFVGVTAVLVACCSSGFAGVYFEKILKESKQSVWVRNIQLGMFGLVFGLFGMLVYDGERVKESGMFQGYNTVTWTVVALQALGGLVIAAVIKYADNILKGFATSLSIILSTLISYFWLQDFDPTSVFFLGAILVIVATFLYGYEGKPSPNPSRA; encoded by the exons ATGGCTTCATCGCAGCTGAAGTACCTCTCTCTGGGGGTGCTGGTGTTCCAGACCACCTCCCTGGTGCTTACTATGCGGTACTCCCGCACTCTGCAGAGCGAAGGCCCCCGGTACCTGGCCTCCTCAGCTGTGGTGGTGGCCGAAGTCATGAAGATCATCACCTGTGTGCTGCTTGTCTTCAAGGAACACA GTTACAGCATGCGGGCTCTGAACAGCATCCTACGTCAGGAAATTGTTCACAAACCCATAGAAACACTGAAGCTGGCGATCCCCTCAGGGATCTACACGTTGCAGAACAACCTGCTGTACGTCGCCCTGTCCAACCTGGACGCGGCCACCTACCAG GTGACGTACCAGTTGAAGATCCTGACCACTGCTCTGTTCTCTGTGTCCATGCTGGGCCGCAGGCTGGGCGTGTACCAGTGGCTGTCTTTGCTGATTCTAATGGCAGGAGTGGCACTTGTGCAG TGGCCTTCTGAGTCTGCTGGGACCCCAGAGAAGGAGGCCCCGTCTGCAGGCTCCCAGTTCGTCGGCGTCACAGCAGTGCTGGTGGCATGCTGCTCCAGCGGGTTCGCTGGCGTCTACTTTGAGAAGATTCTCAAGGAGAGTAAACAGAGCGTCTGGGTCCGCAACATCCAGCTAG GGATGTTCGGCCTGGTGTTCGGCCTCTTTGGGATGTTGGTCTACGATGGGGAGAGGGTGAAGGAGTCGGGGATGTTCCAGGGATACAACACAGTCACCTGGACTGTCGTGGCGCTGCAG GCGCTGGGTGGTCTGGTTATAGCAGCGGTCATCAAGTATGCAGACAACATCCTCAAGGGCTTTGCTACATCGCTATCCATCATCCTGTCAACTCTCATATCGTACTTCTGGCTGCAGGACTTCGACCCCACCAG TGTGTTCTTCCTCGGGGCCATTTTGGTCATCGTGGCCACTTTCCTGTACGGCTACGAAGGCAAGCCGTCCCCCAACCCCAGCAGGGCGTAG
- the fam78bb gene encoding protein FAM78B, with protein MHGLVVLILVESRSAVLYPRPVRLTWLLLTITFTCTAMGCIQSIACNKSRIKRENIVVYDLSATIDHCPTVIEENSPIVLRYKTPYFKASARIVMPPIPRNETWVVGWIQACTQMEFYNTYGDIGMSSWELPQLREGLVRAISDSDGVSYPWYGNTTETVTIVGPTSKPSRFIVSMNDNFYPSVTWAVPVSESNTPLLTNIKRDQSFTTWLVALNTTSREKILLHTIKWRMRVDITVDPSLPLGSRARLVGRLHQDQPRVLTRMEPIPPNAMGRPNANDAQVLMWRPRRGPPLVVIPPK; from the exons ATGCACGGCCTCGTAGTGTTGATACTGGTCGAGTCCCGGTCAGCTGTGCTCTACCCGAGGCCCGTCAGGCTCACTTGGCTGCTCCTGACCATCACCTTCACCTGCACAGCCATGGGCTGCATCCAGAGCATAGCCTGCAACAAGTCGCGCATCAAACGGGAGAACATCGTGGTGTACGACCTGTCCGCCACCATAGACCACTGTCCGACTGTCATTGAGGAGAACTCGCCCATAGTGCTTCGATACAAGACGCCCTACTTCAAAGCCTCTGCGCGCATTGTGATGCCCCCCATTCCGCGCAACGAGACATGGGTGGTGGGCTGGATCCAGGCGTGCACCCAGATGGAATTTTACAACACTTACGGAGACATCGGCAT GTCAAGCTGGGAGCTGCCTCAGCTGAGAGAAGGCCTGGTGAGGGCCATCAGCGACTCAGACGGCGTGAGCTACCCCTGGTATGGGAACACGACAGAGACCGTCACCATAGTTGGCCCTACTTCCAAGCCGTCCCGCTTCATTGTCAGCATGAATGACAATTTTTACCCCAGCGTAACCTGGGCTGTGCCGGTCAGTGAATCGAACACGCCCTTACTGACTAACATCAAAAGGGACCAGAGTTTCACCACCTGGCTGGTGGCGCTCAACACCACATCCAGGGAGAAGATCCTGCTCCACACCATCAAGTGGAGGATGAGGGTCGACATCACAGTGGATCCATCCCTGCCCCTGGGTTCGAGGGCCAGGCTGGTGGGCCGACTGCACCAGGACCAGCCGCGGGTGCTGACCCGCATGGAGCCCATCCCTCCCAACGCCATGGGGAGGCCCAATGCCAACGATGCACAGGTTCTGATGTGGAGGCCGAGGAGAGGCCCTCCGCTCGTTGTCATACCTCCCAAGTAG